The following is a genomic window from Methanobacterium formicicum.
TTATTTCGTATGACCCACAAGAACGTGTTTATTTAGTGGGGGAACTCGTATCGGACTACATATACGATGACACGTTTTATCCAGATAATCATTTGGAATATTGTGACGTAAGACTGGTAAATTGGTTAGGAACTGTTAATCGAGATGATCTTTCCACTTCCACCAAAAATACTTTAGGGGCCATATCCACAATATTCAAAATTAATCCTACGGCATCCAAAGAGATTCTTGATGCTCTTAAGGGAATTAAACACTCGGAAGGGGAAGAATCGGAAGATGAGGAACTAATCAGTTTAAAACAGGATATATTAGCTAAATCTCAGGAATTTATCAAAGATAAAATGTTAGATCTGGACTGGGAAGAAATGCAGGAGTTAGTTGCTGGTGTGCTTAGAGCAATGGACTACAAGACAATAGTATCTTCCAGAGGACCAGACCGAGGTCGTGACATTTTAGCTTCACCAGATGGTCTGGGACTAAGTGAACCACGAATAGTAGTTGAAGTAAAACATAGGAAAGGTCAAATGGGTTCCCAAGAGATTCGGAGCTTTACTGGCGGTTTAAGGCCTGGTGACAAAGGTTTGTATGTATCTACAGGAGGATACAGTAAAGAGGCCAAGTATGAAGGTGAAAGAGCTAATAATCCAGTAACACTCGTAGATGCGGACATGCTCGTCAGCCTAATAATCCAGTACTATGATAAGTTTGATACTGATGCCAGGTCTTTGATTCCTTTGACTAAGATTTATTGGCCAACTTAACTTAGTTATCAGGGGATTAAGATGGCTTTTGATGAATTAAATCAATTGAAACAATGATCTCAAAAGAGCCCATAGCTCTTTTTTAGGATAGGTGATTTCAAAGGATTTTCTATCATCTTTTCCTACAGGTGGAAATCTCTCTGCAACTATAGCCATAACAGTATTATAAAATGAAAATCATTAGTATTTAAAGATAAATTAGGGGGATGTGAATAATGGACAACAACCAAAAAAACTTTGTTTTGTATATATTAGGAGTAGTAGGGCTTTTAATTTTGCTTGGAGGAATATTTGGTCTTTATGATTGGAAATATGGTGTAGTTATAGCTGTAGTAATTTGGATAATTGGCGGGGCTTACCGAACGTACTTTGGTGTCCCCTCTAACAGGTAGAAATCTAAAATTTTTAAATCTATTCTATCCTTTTTTTACAAGTAAAAATAGACATTAACCCCTTCATTTTACAGTAACCTTATTTTTCCCTTAATCGTTTTGATCTTTAGGGAATGACTATGGTAAATTTCTTAATTTTCTTATTTCAGAATTATTGGAATTTTATTCCTAAAATTTTTAAATAAATATGACGAGTTGCAAAGACCTGTCCAACAAAACAAAAATTGTAACTTTTTTTAATTCAACAGATCGCAAATATTAAATATTGCAATGGTTATTTCAATTAAATAAGGGGAATTTCTATAAACATTCTGGTTATTTAGTTTTAATCTAGTATATAGATTATTTAAATGTGTGTTTATAGAATTTACCTCATATTATGTGGTATTTAGAGTATAGAAATATTCGAAAATTGTTTGATGATTATTGGTAATCGATGACTATACTCATGTAAAACGGTGGGACGATAAGTTAAACCTTTCATTGATTGGGAGACCCTTAATCTTATTGGGAAACATTTAATCGATGGGGAAATTTTCATCTCACACCAGATAAACCGTTTGAAATTAAGTAAATTAGAGGGATTTAATTGATAAGATTGGGTAAAAAAGTACGAAATGTAAAATTAGGATTTGAAGGCATCGTAGTTGATAAGAAGGAACGAATACACCCACATAAGGTCTACTTTGAACAAAAAATGACCGTAACTCCTCCTACAACTGATGGATCATGGTATACCAAGATGTATCTAGTTAAAAATCCTACCGAAGGTAGTATGTGGTTTGACGAAAAAAGCTTAATTGAAATATAATTTGTTTTAAATAGATCAACACGCTTTAAGTGGCAAATGTCTTCCCCAGATGGTAATTTTATCATTTATTTTTTATACATTAACATTCATTAAATAATTACCAATCCATCTGGTATTAATTTATATTAAATGGTGATTATCAATGAAGAATTACAAGGGTTTGAAGTACTTGGCTATTTTCAATGTATTATTGGGTCTATTTTCGGTGGTTTTGGTTCAAAACGCCATGGGTCCCATAATAATGTTGGTGGGAATAACCATGCTTACTTTCATCATGTTTAAGGGTAAAAATCAGGATATAACTGCGGGCATAATCCTGGTTGTGGCTTCCGCCCTGATGTTAATTTTGGAATATTTCCTGATACCTCCACAGAACACAGTATTTTACATATTACTTTTAACCATGAGCTCCGGTATTATTTTAACCTTTTACTATTCTTTGAAACCCCAAAATCCCCCCAATAAACAAGTGAAAGTTTTATCCTGGACTGGATCCTTTGTATTTGCAGTAAGCCTTTTTATTTTAATGGGTATTATTTTTAATAATCTCACCTTATCCCTCATAATGGGGATGGCCACGATTATCATGCTGGTCACGGCCTGGTTAATTCGAAGGAGTATACCCCACGATGACACATCATCTGATGAATTAAATGAAGGGTTCACTACCGAAAATCCTGAAAAATATTGGCTTAAATATGAAGTTGGTGGCTTCCCCAAGCCTGTGCGCTGGCAGGGATGGCTTTGTATGGTGATTCTTTTCTCATCTCCCTTTGTGGTGATAATTTTCACCAGAAACGTAGAAACAGCAATGGTTATTGTACTCACAATTATAGCGGCGGTTATGGTAGTAATCATGTTAAAAAGTAATTATAGGCAAATCATGAGGGAATACAGGGAAGATTTAAAGAAATAGGTGATATCCCCTAAATAAAAGAAAAAGTCACCACGGGGATGTAAATTACATTTCCCTCTTTTTTAATCTTACTGGTCGTATTGGAGATTACAATTCCGTATTCAGATTTATATCGGGTAATGGCCCTGTTTATCTGGGTTATATCTTTTTCTCCAACACCCACCTCAACCGGTATCAAACCATCATCTGCAGTCTGAAGCAGGAAATCAACACCGTTCTTGGCGGGGTCATAAAAAATTCCTAAAGGCCGGTGGACTGTTTCTTTCATTCTGAAAAAATAGGAGGCAACCAGACTTTCAGTTAAAACTCCCAATAGTTTCCTATCCCTTCTATTGTATTTACCTAACTTGAATCTTATAGCCGCATTCACGGTTGGAGACAGGAAATAATATTTCCAGGCTTTTCTCACCACTTTCCCGGCAGTACCATATGGTTTTACACTGAAAACCAGGTGTGTCAACTCCAGTATGTTAAGTATTTCCCGGATTAATCGGGGGGATTTTCCCAGTTTAGTGGCCAGTTTCGCATCAGAAGTTCCACCAGGGTCTTGCAGTGCTAAAAAAGTGATAACACGAGAAATAACCGACCTTGATTCTGTATTAAAAGACTTTATGGAAAAAACATCCTTTTCCACCACCCGATTGACAATGTCGAATACTCGTTCATAGACCTCGCTCCTTTGTATATTCAAAGCAAAAGGAAAGTCCCGACATAATAAAAAGTCTTCCCACTCTTTTTTCACCGGTTTATTCAATTTTAGTAATGTTTTTTTCATCTCATTTTCTTTTCTAGATGCATCTTCCACTGAACCTTCATCACCCTTAAAAATCAAATCCATTAAACTACTAGAGAAATCATCATTGGACCTAATATTATTTTTAAGTAGGTTATATTCTCTGAAATTCATGGGAAATACTGGTTCTTTTTTAATTCTCCGTGCGGCATCTACATTCATCTCCAGACTCAGTGCGGAAGAACCAGTGAAAATAAGGAATATTTTCTTGCTCTGGTCATAGACAATCTTACCTACCTGGGACCATTCTTTATCGTAATGAGATTCATCCAGGAAAATAAACAGTTCTTTTTCCAGATATACCGGTGAAGTTTCGTGAACTTCACCCACGAACACATCTATTGCCTCTAAAATTCCAGCCCCTAAATAGGTACTTAACTCATCAACTGAAAGGTAAAGGATCCTGTCGGAATCTACGCCCTTTTCATTTCTTAAATACTCATAAATCTGGAATAGAATAGTTGTCTTCCCAACACCCCTTAATCCCGGCATGATAAGAAATCTATTTTCAACATAACCATTTAAAAACTCATCGATGTGCTTTTTAATCTGAAAATATGTTTTTCTATGTTCAAATGGAACATTCCCCATCCGGGTATTATCCTGTGATAACTTTTCAGCCTCAGCCAACTTGGCAAAGACATAATTTAACAGATCTCCAGAATCCATAAGATTTCCACCTTTATCCAGTCGAGTTAAATAAGATCTTTATATATTTATGTATATAATAATATGCCTATTTTATATATTTTTATATATATCTATTTATAAATAATTATTTATTTTTATATACATAATGTTGCGGCTAAGGAAACACCTAAAATTTGGAAATTAATAAAAAAGGCAATTGTAATCCATCTAATTTTAGAGAAGCATAAATAATCCGATAACTCTATGGAAACTGTTGAATCACGGGAATTGTTCATTCCTTTTATCATTCTTAGAAATACAAATGGTTAAATAATCGTAATGCCAAGTTTAATAAGAAAATCTCGTATTATGGAGATTAAAATTAAATCAACCATTTAAATAAAAAAATGAAAATCAGTGATTAATTATGGAAGAAATCACCTACATGCGCCTAATGATCTTTGCATTAATCTGTTTATGGTTCCTTTATCCTGCTACTATGGTCCAATTAAGGCCAAAAGCCTTTAAAAATGCCATAAAAGTCTCTAACGGGACCAGTAACGGAAACTCACCTTTGAATAATATAATTTTTATGTATTCTTTTATAATCGGGCTTAGTACCTCAATTGGAACTATGATCACTTTATCCTTCTTTAGTGGTAATGTCATCACTGCGGATGCAATGAATATAGGTTTCCTAGTAGGATTTATATTTGAAACAATTATTCTATTTTCGGATAAATTAGAAAAAATATTCAATATTGATTTAAGAACCAATGAAAACATTAAGAAATATTTTTTTATCTATTTAATTTCGTTTGTAGTAATAATGAAATTACTTAGTTATCTATTATAAAAAACCGTTAATTTCAAATTTCAATAATCTTTATTTATTCTAATTGAAGATATTTACTATTTTAAAGCACATTTATAGGTTTATTAAGCCTTCGGAATAAAATAAGTCACTAAGAACTATTTTTACCCTTTTTTTATAAACGATTTTTTTTGCATATAATGGCTTTTAATCCCTTATACATTTTTGTAAATAACCAGAACAAATTAAAGGGAATCTTCGGGCTGATTAAATTCTCCTGCTATGAAAAAGGGAATATAACTTTGAATTTTTAAGATAATTGTCAGTGGCAGATCCAAACAATACTAAATTCTATATAGTACTAAGTTCTATTTAGTATTGAATTCTACTACCTTCAGAAATCAAATAAAAATTTCTAAATAAAACTTAGAACTAATAACTAAATATGGAATAATTCAATGGTATTTCCGAAAGGTCGCATAAAAATAGTAATTAGCTCTAAAAAACACGAAATTCACAGTTTTCGAGAAAATAAAATTAGATGAATTAAACGTGATGTAAAAAGAGAGTGAGATTATGGATGAAAAAGGCAAAATGACTGCTAGTAGTGGTATCACGAACCTTGATTGGTGGCCAAATCGGTTGAATCTCGATATCCTACGCCAGCATTCAGAAAAATCCAATCCGATGGATGAAAGTTACAACTACGCCCGGGAATTCGAGAGTCTAGACTTAGAAGCCGTGAAAAAGGACCTCCGTGAACTCATGACGGATTCACAGGAATGGTGGCCTGCAG
Proteins encoded in this region:
- a CDS encoding restriction endonuclease; translated protein: MWMVRAGEGAFLIDRFKNENKVVIGWEIGDLTNVKNLDEIKNLLREHSDWKDGQINIAASQISKFRFDFKKNDYVISYDPQERVYLVGELVSDYIYDDTFYPDNHLEYCDVRLVNWLGTVNRDDLSTSTKNTLGAISTIFKINPTASKEILDALKGIKHSEGEESEDEELISLKQDILAKSQEFIKDKMLDLDWEEMQELVAGVLRAMDYKTIVSSRGPDRGRDILASPDGLGLSEPRIVVEVKHRKGQMGSQEIRSFTGGLRPGDKGLYVSTGGYSKEAKYEGERANNPVTLVDADMLVSLIIQYYDKFDTDARSLIPLTKIYWPT
- a CDS encoding ATP-binding protein, yielding MDSGDLLNYVFAKLAEAEKLSQDNTRMGNVPFEHRKTYFQIKKHIDEFLNGYVENRFLIMPGLRGVGKTTILFQIYEYLRNEKGVDSDRILYLSVDELSTYLGAGILEAIDVFVGEVHETSPVYLEKELFIFLDESHYDKEWSQVGKIVYDQSKKIFLIFTGSSALSLEMNVDAARRIKKEPVFPMNFREYNLLKNNIRSNDDFSSSLMDLIFKGDEGSVEDASRKENEMKKTLLKLNKPVKKEWEDFLLCRDFPFALNIQRSEVYERVFDIVNRVVEKDVFSIKSFNTESRSVISRVITFLALQDPGGTSDAKLATKLGKSPRLIREILNILELTHLVFSVKPYGTAGKVVRKAWKYYFLSPTVNAAIRFKLGKYNRRDRKLLGVLTESLVASYFFRMKETVHRPLGIFYDPAKNGVDFLLQTADDGLIPVEVGVGEKDITQINRAITRYKSEYGIVISNTTSKIKKEGNVIYIPVVTFSFI